One window from the genome of Xenorhabdus bovienii SS-2004 encodes:
- a CDS encoding FNR family transcription factor: protein MIPEKRIIRRIQSGGCAIHCQNCSISQLCIPFTLNEHELDQLDNIIERKKPIQKGQTLFKAGDALKSLYAIRSGTIKSYTITEEGDEQITGFHLAGDLVGFDAIINTEHPSFAQALETSMVCEIPFETLDDLSGKMPNLRQQMMRLMSGEIKGDQEMILLLSKKNAEERLAAFIYNLSSRFAQRGFSPREFRLTMTRGDIGNYLGLTVETISRLLGRFQKNGILGVKGKYIAVENMEKLTELAGKAPACVS from the coding sequence ATGATCCCGGAAAAACGTATTATTCGTCGGATTCAATCTGGTGGTTGTGCAATCCACTGTCAGAATTGCAGCATTAGCCAGCTATGCATTCCTTTCACCTTAAATGAACATGAACTCGATCAGCTTGATAATATTATTGAACGTAAAAAACCAATCCAGAAAGGGCAAACTTTGTTTAAGGCTGGTGATGCATTAAAATCACTCTATGCTATCCGTTCTGGGACTATCAAAAGTTATACGATCACTGAAGAAGGCGATGAGCAGATTACCGGTTTTCACCTTGCTGGCGATTTAGTAGGGTTTGATGCAATCATAAATACTGAGCATCCCAGTTTTGCCCAAGCATTGGAAACTTCCATGGTGTGTGAAATTCCATTTGAAACACTGGATGATCTTTCCGGTAAGATGCCAAATCTCCGCCAGCAGATGATGCGCTTGATGAGCGGCGAAATAAAAGGCGATCAGGAAATGATCCTCCTGCTATCCAAAAAGAATGCGGAAGAAAGGCTTGCAGCATTTATCTATAACCTGTCAAGCCGTTTTGCGCAGCGTGGTTTTTCTCCTCGCGAGTTCCGTTTGACCATGACACGGGGCGATATCGGTAATTATCTTGGTCTGACTGTTGAAACAATTAGCCGCCTGCTTGGCCGTTTCCAGAAAAATGGCATTTTAGGTGTTAAAGGTAAGTACATTGCGGTCGAAAATATGGAGAAACTGACGGAATTGGCAGGAAAAGCCCCTGCTTGCGTGTCCTAA
- the uspE gene encoding universal stress protein UspE, with protein sequence MANYQNLLVAIDPNQDDQPALRRAVYIVQRNGGRIKAFLPIYDLSYEMTTLLSPEERNAMRKGVIGQRIAWIKKQAHYYLESGIDIEIKVVWHGHPYEAIIQEVITGKHDLLLKMAHQHSLLESMIFTPLDWHLLRKCPCPVWMVKDQAWPEKDSAVVAVNLSNEESYHTALNLKLVKETQDLANRIVKEPLIHLVSAYPTAPLNIAMELPDFNPSVYNQALRGQHLVAMKELRQKFYIDEQQTHVHEGLPEKVIPEICDELNTGVVVLGILGRTGLSAAFLGNTAEHVIDKLKCDLLAIKPDGFVCPISVDEE encoded by the coding sequence ATGGCAAACTACCAAAACCTCTTAGTTGCAATTGACCCAAATCAGGATGATCAGCCGGCATTAAGACGCGCAGTATATATCGTGCAACGTAATGGTGGCCGGATTAAAGCATTTTTACCCATTTATGACCTCTCATATGAAATGACCACCTTACTTTCTCCAGAAGAAAGAAATGCCATGCGTAAAGGTGTCATTGGCCAAAGAATTGCTTGGATAAAAAAGCAGGCACACTACTATCTTGAATCAGGTATTGACATTGAAATCAAGGTAGTTTGGCATGGCCACCCTTATGAAGCCATTATCCAGGAAGTCATCACAGGAAAGCATGATTTATTATTGAAAATGGCACATCAGCATTCTTTATTGGAATCCATGATTTTTACGCCGCTGGACTGGCATCTATTACGTAAATGCCCTTGTCCTGTCTGGATGGTTAAAGATCAGGCCTGGCCAGAAAAAGATTCTGCCGTTGTTGCGGTTAATTTATCGAATGAAGAATCTTACCATACTGCACTAAATCTGAAATTGGTGAAAGAAACGCAAGATCTCGCTAACCGAATTGTAAAAGAACCTCTGATTCATCTTGTCAGCGCTTATCCTACCGCGCCTTTAAATATTGCAATGGAATTGCCTGATTTTAATCCTAGTGTATATAATCAGGCATTACGTGGGCAGCATTTGGTTGCAATGAAAGAGTTGCGGCAAAAATTCTATATTGATGAACAACAGACTCATGTTCACGAGGGACTACCTGAAAAAGTCATTCCTGAAATTTGTGATGAATTGAATACGGGGGTGGTTGTTCTGGGCATTCTTGGGCGAACTGGGTTATCCGCTGCATTTCTTGGTAATACGGCTGAACATGTCATCGATAAGCTTAAATGTGACCTGCTGGCAATTAAACCAGATGGTTTTGTTTGCCCGATTAGTGTGGATGAAGAGTAA
- the pntB gene encoding Re/Si-specific NAD(P)(+) transhydrogenase subunit beta yields the protein MSNGVVTAAYIVAAILFIFSLAGLSRHESSRRGNIFGIAGMAIALIATILGPDAGKVGWIILAMIIGAVIGIRLAKKVEMTEMPELIAILHSFVGLAAVLVGFNSFITHDIFATPIMENIHLTEVFLGIFIGSVTFTGSIVAFGKLRGKISSKPLMLPHRHKLNLAALIVSFVLIVIFIKTQSVGLQVFTMLVMTAIALAFGWHLVASIGGADMPVVVSMLNSYSGWAAAAAGFLLSNDLLIVTGALVGSSGAILSYIMCKAMNRSFISVIAGGFGTDGTSTGDEQEMGEYRETNAEDVAELLKNSTSVIITPGYGMAVAQAQYPVHDITAKLREKGVKVRFGIHPVAGRLPGHMNVLLAEAKVSYDIVLEMDEINNDFTETDTVLVIGANDTVNPAAQEDPHSPIAGMPVLEVWKAQNVIVFKRSMNTGYAGVQNPLFFKENTQMLFGDAKASVEAILRAL from the coding sequence ATGTCGAACGGAGTAGTTACAGCGGCATATATTGTTGCTGCCATTTTATTTATTTTCAGCCTTGCCGGCCTTTCCCGCCATGAAAGTTCGAGGCGAGGTAATATCTTTGGCATAGCCGGTATGGCAATTGCGCTGATTGCCACTATTTTAGGACCCGATGCTGGCAAAGTAGGTTGGATTATTTTGGCGATGATCATCGGTGCCGTCATTGGTATTCGCTTGGCCAAAAAAGTGGAAATGACCGAAATGCCTGAATTGATCGCCATCTTGCACAGCTTTGTCGGTCTGGCAGCGGTTTTGGTCGGGTTCAACAGCTTTATTACTCATGATATTTTTGCTACTCCCATTATGGAAAACATTCACCTGACAGAAGTTTTCTTGGGGATCTTCATTGGTTCAGTCACCTTTACTGGCTCAATTGTGGCATTCGGTAAATTGCGCGGCAAAATTTCATCCAAACCGCTGATGTTACCCCACCGCCATAAACTCAATTTGGCCGCGTTGATTGTTTCCTTTGTACTGATAGTTATCTTTATAAAAACTCAAAGTGTTGGTTTGCAAGTTTTCACTATGCTAGTGATGACTGCTATCGCACTTGCTTTCGGTTGGCACTTAGTCGCGTCAATCGGAGGGGCAGATATGCCTGTCGTTGTTTCCATGCTGAACTCATACTCAGGCTGGGCAGCCGCGGCCGCTGGTTTCCTGTTAAGCAATGACTTGCTGATTGTGACCGGTGCTTTAGTAGGTTCTTCTGGTGCAATCCTTTCTTATATTATGTGTAAAGCGATGAACCGTTCTTTTATTAGCGTTATCGCCGGTGGTTTTGGTACTGATGGTACTTCAACGGGGGATGAACAAGAGATGGGCGAATACCGCGAAACAAATGCGGAAGACGTTGCTGAACTGCTGAAAAATTCCACTTCAGTTATTATTACGCCTGGCTATGGTATGGCCGTTGCTCAAGCGCAATATCCGGTACATGACATCACCGCAAAATTGCGTGAGAAGGGCGTTAAAGTTCGCTTTGGCATCCATCCTGTTGCGGGACGTTTACCGGGTCACATGAACGTGTTGCTTGCTGAAGCCAAAGTTTCTTACGATATTGTCTTGGAAATGGATGAAATCAATAATGATTTTACTGAGACAGATACCGTTCTGGTTATCGGAGCCAATGACACAGTAAACCCAGCAGCTCAAGAAGATCCACACAGTCCGATTGCTGGAATGCCTGTACTGGAAGTTTGGAAAGCACAAAACGTGATTGTCTTTAAACGCTCCATGAATACAGGATATGCGGGAGTACAAAACCCGTTATTCTTTAAAGAAAATACCCAGATGCTATTCGGTGATGCAAAAGCCAGTGTCGAAGCGATCCTCCGTGCACTGTAG
- a CDS encoding tyrosine-type recombinase/integrase, with translation MPLSVSGQQIHNNPAIAYLVSLGSKRSRQTMKSFLNIVAKMLGYQNVQDCTWNALRRHHVQAIMEMLSDSGKAPATINTYLAALKGVALEAWTMKQIDTDSFQHIKQVRSVRGNRLPKGRALDRYEIKTLFFTCENDFSTKGLRDAAIIGVLVGCGLRRSEIISLDLKHVIRREQALRVMGKGNKERLSYMPEGTWERLNRWIDEIRGDYAGPLFTRIRRDDDVTDNRLSDQAIYHILETRRIESGLEKFAPHDLRRTFASAMLDNGEDIVTVKDAMGHSSITTTQKYDRRGDERLKNAAKNLNF, from the coding sequence ATGCCATTGTCTGTATCTGGCCAGCAGATACATAACAATCCCGCGATTGCATATCTTGTTAGTCTTGGCTCAAAGCGAAGTCGCCAGACTATGAAATCGTTTCTTAATATTGTGGCAAAAATGCTTGGGTATCAAAATGTACAGGACTGTACTTGGAATGCACTACGTCGCCATCATGTGCAAGCTATCATGGAAATGCTCTCCGATTCCGGCAAAGCTCCAGCGACGATCAATACCTACCTTGCTGCGTTAAAAGGCGTGGCGCTGGAAGCTTGGACAATGAAGCAAATCGATACCGACAGTTTTCAACATATCAAACAAGTGCGTTCTGTCAGGGGGAATCGGTTGCCGAAAGGAAGAGCGCTCGACCGTTATGAAATCAAAACGTTATTTTTTACTTGTGAAAATGATTTCAGCACAAAAGGCTTACGTGATGCAGCCATCATTGGTGTACTTGTCGGTTGCGGACTCCGTCGGTCAGAAATTATCTCGTTGGATTTGAAACATGTTATTCGTCGTGAACAAGCATTGAGAGTCATGGGAAAAGGAAACAAAGAACGTTTATCCTATATGCCTGAAGGAACGTGGGAACGTTTGAACCGTTGGATAGATGAAATCCGGGGTGATTATGCCGGGCCATTGTTTACCCGTATCCGTCGTGATGATGATGTAACAGATAACCGTCTGTCAGATCAGGCAATCTATCACATACTGGAAACACGTAGAATTGAGAGTGGACTGGAAAAATTTGCTCCTCATGATCTGCGTAGAACATTCGCATCAGCCATGCTGGACAATGGGGAGGATATTGTAACAGTGAAAGATGCAATGGGTCATTCAAGTATCACTACTACCCAGAAATATGATCGACGAGGCGATGAGCGTTTAAAAAATGCAGCCAAAAATTTGAATTTTTAA